TCGATGTCGTCCGGCGCCCAGTGGGCGAGGTCGGCGTCGATGGTTGCGAGACGGCTCAACGCGGGGTCGATGACCTTCGATGCGATCGGATCGCCTGCGAGCGCCGTTGCTGTCGACTCCAGAGCGGCGTAGACGGGACGGAGGCGTCGTAGGTACGCGACGTACCCGGCGGCCGACATGCGGCCATCGAGGAGAGCAGACATGAACGTCGATCCTTCGGCCTGCTCGTGCTCGACGGCGGAGCCCTTTTTCATCGCCGCGGACAACGTGTCCTCGGTTTCGACGATCGCGGGTGCGTCGACGGTCATGCGGGGCCTCCAGGATCAGGGCGGTCAATCGATGGAAGGTAAACCTAACATCGCCCGATCGAGAACGCGAAGAAGGCTCCGTTCCGGCACAAAACGGAGCCTTCGTCGAGATCGATCCGGGTGTCAGCGCGAGTGGCGCGGCCCGTCATTCGGGAACTGGCCCTGCGGGAACTGGCCCCCCTCGGGCGGCGGCGGGTACTGGCCCGGTGCGTACTGACCCGGGGGGAGATTTCCGGGCGGCGGGTACTGACCGGGAGCCGGGTTCGGCGTCGGGAAGCCTCCGCTCGGCGGGCCGGACGGAGCCTGCGGCTGGCCATAGGGCTGCTGGGCCTGCGGGGGAGCGGTGAACTGCTGCGTGACGCCCGGCTGGCCGTAGTTCGGCTGCTGTGGCTGCTCGGGGAACGGCGAGCTGGGCTGCTCCGCGGCGTCGAAACGCGCCGCGTCCTCACGGGCGCGCAACTCGTCGCGCAACCGTGTCTCCTCGGCTTCGGCAGCTGCCTTCGCCGCTGCGGTCTCGGCCGCCTTGCGCTCCTTGGCTCCGGGATCGAGCAGGTCGCGGATCTCGGTCAGCAGCGAGACCTCGTCCTCCTCCACCTCGGCATCGCCGAGCTTACGGAGCTCGGACAGCTTGTTGTAGGGCATGACGATCAGGAAGTAGACGACCGCGGCCACGATCACGAAGTTGATCAGGGCGGTGATCACCGCGCCGAAATCGACGAAAGTCTCGGGCATGCCGTCGCGCAGACGGATTCCGAGCCCGGCGTAGTCGGTGCTGATCGGAATAGACGCGATGAGCGGGTTGACGATCTTCTCGGTGAATGCGGTGACGATCGCGGTGAATGCGGCGCCGATGATGACCGCGGTGGCCAATTCGACGACGTTCCCCCGCATCAGGAAGTCTTTGAATCCTTTGAGCACGAGGCTCCCCCTAAGCTATTCGATGTGCCGTGACGTCGCTGAGTCTAATGCAGTGCGGCCGTCATTTCGCGGCAACATTCGGCGCGTTATCGAATTTCAATGCAATACAAAAGTGATCTGTTCGCGCAATCCAGCCGACGCGACTCGGTGCGCAGCATTCGCGGGTAGTGCCACGAGAACAGGTCCGGGGCGGCCTGAACTGTCGACCTGGGGTGTCAGCGCGACGATCGCTGCGCGGGCCAGGACGTCGCCGTTCTCGGTGAGCAGATCGACGGTGTCGCCCGGCCGCATGAAGGCCGTCGACGACTCATCCGCTGGCCGGACTGGAACGAGTCGTGCCTGATCATCGCCTGTCATCTCGGCGGGCAGTCGTGGATCGAGGAGGCGATGACGTGCGATGATCTCGCCCGAATGGACGGGACCGGTGACGTGCCGGCCGGTCACCGCCTCGATGTCGGGCGAGTCGTCGGGCATCAACTCCGCCGGCACCGGGACGAGCCGGACGTCGGAGGCGGTGAGGACTTCGCCCGGCTTCAGATCGTGCGCCGCGACGAGGGCGGTCGGAGAGGTGGGGATGCGGTTGTCGATGACTGTCAAAGCTCCGGCGCCGACCATGAGGAGCACCGCGACACAACGGCGGAATGCGACGGACCTCACCCATGTGGGAGCGGTGAGTCCTCGGACTCGATCGACCGCTGTCGGATTGAGAGTGTGTGCACCGTGGTCGTCGCTCATGCCGGAAATGTACGTCGGAGCCGTATTGCGAAGCGGTCGGATCCTGGGACTGTGGACAACCTCGTTGAGTTGTTGCCTTCGTCCACAGCGGCGACGTCTGAGAAGGTGGTCATATGGAACAGACGCCTGCGAAAACTGGATCGGTTGATCGTTTGAGGGCGTGGGTGGGTGCGGACACGACGGGCGGCGCTCTGCTGATGGCAGCCGCCGTGATTGCTCTCCTATGGGCGAATTCGCCGTGGCGCGACGCCTACCACGATCTCCTCGCCGTCACGGTCGGGCCCGAGTCGATTCACCTGAACTTGACTCTCGCTCAGTGGGCTTCCGACGGTCTGCTTGCGATCTTCTTCTTTGTCGTCGGCGTCGAGCTGAAGCAGGAGTTCGTCGCGGGGAGTCTGCGCAATCCGCGAAGTGCAGGCGTTCCGATCGCCGCTGCTGTCGGCGGAATGATCGCTCCGGCGCTGGCCTATGTGGCGATCGTCGGGTCATTCGAGCCGGAGGCGTTGCGCGGCTGGGCGACGCCGACCGCGACCGACATCGCATTTGCGCTCGCCGTCCTCGCAGTCTTCGGGCGCGGCCTTCCTGTCGCTCTACGGGTGTTCCTGATGACCCTCGCCGTCGTCGACGACCTCCTGGGGATCGCAGTGATCGCCACCGTGTACACCGATTCGATCGACTTCGTGATGCTGGCGGCGGGTCTCGCCTGCATCGCCGCTTTCGGAGTGGCGGCGAGGATGGTCCGAGTCCGCGTCTGGCTGTTGATCCCGTTGGCACTCGCCGCGTGGGGCTTCGTCCACTCGTCAGGAGTGCATGCGACTGTGGCGGGCGTGCTGCTGGGATTCACCGTCCCGGCGATCGCCAGGGCGGGCGAGCAGCATCCGCGGACCGAGTCGATCGGTGAGCGGGTGACTCCGTACTCCACGGCGATCGCACTGCCGCTCTTCGCATTCGCGTCCGCAGGCGTGACGGTCGTCGGGCTCGGGCACATCGTGCAGCCGGTGAGCGTGGGCATCTTCGCCGGCCTCGTCGTCGGAAAGGTGATCGGGGTGATGGCGACGGTTGCGATCGTCACCCGGATCACGCCCCTTCGTCTGCCCGATGCGATCGGCCTGCGTGACCTGCTGCCCGTCGGTCTGCTCACTGGTATCGGCTTCACCGTCGCGCTGCTCATCGCCGAACTGTCGTTCTCCCCGGAGTCGGGGCTGTCGGCCGACCACCAGCCCGCGGCCAAGGTTGGGATTCTTCTCGGTTCGCTCGCCGCCGCCGTCCTCGGCGCGGTGCTGCTGCGGTGGGACGCCTCGCGGGCACGCTCCGATGACGAGAACCGCGACGGGGTGCCCGACATCGACAAACGAGTCATCTGACTCTCCCGGGTCGCCGTCACCCAACGGTGGAGGCGTTCCCGCTGTCCGATAACGGGCAACGTGCTGAAGGGAAAAGAACGGCAGCCCCTCGAGAAGTGTCGAGAGGCTGCCGATGGTGGAACGGGGAGCGAGTCAGACGTCGACCTTCTCCTTCTTCAACGCCGGCGGAACGTAGGTCTCCCAGAACGTCGCGCCGATGATGCCGAGCTTCTGCGGGTCGAAGACCGGGTCTGCGCCCATCTTCTTCTGCTGCTCGTAGTCGCGGAGCGCCTTGTAGGCCGGAGCCTGCAGAATCAGGATGCCGATGATGTTGAGCCAGGCCATCGTGCCGACGCCGATGTCGCCGAGCGCCCAGGCGTCCTTCGCGGACGCCATCGCGCCTGCGAGGACTGACAGGCAGATCACCAGCTGCAACAGGCGAGTGACATTCCCGCCGACGGTGTCGTCGATGAAGCGCAACGGCTTGGTCGCGGCTCGACCGAGCATGTACCGGAGGTTGGTCTCCGCCATGTAGTAGTACGCCACGATGGTGGTGAAGCAGAAGAATCCGAGTGAGATTGCGACGAAGGACGCACCGGCTCCATCCCACAGGGTGTCCATGCCTGCCTGAACGTACGACGCGCCTGGCCCGTCGCCTGCCTCGACGCCGGCCTGGTCCAGGACTGTCGAGGGCCGCATGATGTCGCCGTCGGCGGACTCACCCGAGTACACGCGGTACGCGCCGGTAGACAGGATCAGGAATCCGGTGGCCGAGCAGACGAACAGCGTGTCGATGTAGACGGCGAAGGCCTGGACGAGGCCTTGTTTCGCGGGGTGGCTGACCTCGGCGGCTGCCGCCGAGTGCGGCCCGGTGCCCTGGCCCGCTTCGTTCGAGTAGATGCCGCGCTTGACGCCCCACATGATCGCCGACCCGAGAATCGCGCCGAACGCCGCGTCGGCGCCGAAGGCGCTCGAGAAGATCAGGCGCAGGACCTCGGGGATCTCGGAGGCGTTTGCGATGACGACGATGATCGCGATGAGGATGTAAACGACAGCCATGAATGGGACCACGATGCCGGCGAAGGTGGCGATTCGCTTCACACCGCCGATGATGACGAAGGCCAGCAGGAGCATGGTGATCGCACCGACCAGCCACTTCTCGGTGCCCCAGGCGTTGGCCGCGCCTTCGGCGATGGAGTTCGACTGGATGTTCGGCATCAGGACGCCGCACGCGATGATCGTGACCGCGGCGAACACCATGCCGTAGACCTTGAACGGGGTCGACGCCTTGGTGTGGGCGAGCGCGCGGCTCAAGTAGTACGCGGGACCGCCGCGATACTCGCCGGTCAGCGGGTCCTTGACCTTGTAGATCTGACCGAGTGTGCACTCGACGAACGACGTGGACGCACCGAGGAACGCGACAGCCCACATCCAGAACAGAGCACCCGGTCCGCCGAATGCGATCGCGGTGGCGACACCGACGATGTTGCCCGCACCGACACGTCCGGCCAGCGACATCGCGAGAGCCTGGAACGATGAGACGCCCGACTCCGACTTCTCGCCGACGAACATCAGCCTGATCATGTGCCCGAAGTGCCGGACCTGCAGAAAGCGGCTGCGGATCGAGAAGTACACACCTGCGCCGAGGCACAGGAAGATCAGGCCTCGGCTCCAGATCCATTCGTTTGCTGTGGCGAGCAGTTCGCTCATCAAGACTCCATGTCAGTGACTGTCGTGGTTTCGGACGACCATCAGAATGGCATGACGTGTGTCACATCGCCCAATTTTCCGATACTCCGGATCACTGCCGGGCTGGCACTCGGAATGACGGAGTGCCAGGACCGGTTACACTGAGTGTTCTGACCGACCGGAGGTTTCCCGTGCCCACCTACAGCTATGCGTGCACCGTGTGCGACAACAAGTTCGACATCGTGCAGTCGTTCTCGGACGATTCGCTGACCGTCTGCCCCGAATGCGGCGGCAAACTGCGGAAGCTGTTCAACTCGGTCGGCGTCGTCTTCAAGGGCAGCGGCTTCTACCGCACCGATTCCCGCTCGGGATCGGGTTCGGTGCCCGCCTCGTCGTCGACGTCGGACTCGAGCAGCAGCTCCGCCTCGTCCGACTCCGGCGCAGCCAGCGCCTGACTCTCCCCGCAGCCCTCGATGGGTCAGGCCGCCGGATCGCCGCCCAAAGCGAGGAGAATGCTGACGACTCCGAGAATGACCTGCATGGTGAGAAACGCTTTGGCGGCACCGACTGCAGGCGTTCCGCGTCGATGACTGGTGACAGTCCACACGATTGCGACGACCAGCAAGATGATCGATCCCACGCCCGCCGTCGCAACTGCGGCTGACTGTGCACGGTCGTTGCAGTCCGCCAGTTCGCCGTCGGCGTCGGTAGGGCACGAGGTGAGACTCAGCGCCGCGGTGATGGCCGTCAACACGAATGACAAAAGCCCCGCCAGCGCCTGAACGATCAGTAGTCCTGCCTGGACGAGTGGCGCGGAGTGACTGGGTGCGTCGTCCATGTCGGCTACTTTGCGGTGTGCGGTGTGCGGAGGAACCCGCCGCCGGGCGTGAGGACCCAGTCGACGGGGACGTCGTTCGGCTCCTGGGGGATCGACTCGAGAAGTTCGTCGTCGTAGACGACGGCGATGATCGGCGCGTGGGTCCCCTCCAGCGTCCTGTCGTAGTAACCCGCACCGCGTCCGAGTCGGCCGCCTGCACGATCTGCGCCGATCGCCGGGACCAGAATCGCCCGAGCTTCGGCCACCGCGTCGACCCCGAGGGGATCGGCCGGTTCGAGGAGATCCCACCGCCCGTCGACGAGGGACTCCTCGCCGTGGAATTCACCCCAATGCAACGCGGTGGGCGCACCGGCCGGGACCACGGGGAGAAGCACCCTCAGGCCCCGGTCGACGAGGGCGTCGAGCATCGCGGTCCCGCCGGGTTCGTCGCCGACTGCCACGTACGCCGCGACGGTGTCGCCCGGGGCCACCGGGACCGGCAGTGCATACATCCACTCGGCCAACTCTGCGTTCACTTGCGCGATCACGAACGGCGACATCCGCCCGCGCGCAGCGAGCAGGTCGGCCCTTCGATCCTTCTTCGTCGCAGTCACGATGTCGGTGCCCTCTCAGCGAACGTCCAGTGGTGCGTGGCCGATCCTGCCAGAACAAGCATCTAGACTCAGGGCCATGCCCAATCCCGTCTCGTCCACGTCCGGTGCGACCGGCCAGCCTCGCATCCCGCACACCGCGGTGGTGCCCGCGGCCGGACTGGGAACGCGCTTTCTGCCCGCCACCAAGACGGTTCCCAAGGAACTGCTTCCCGTGGTCGACACGCCCGGCATCGAACTCGTCGCGGAGGAGGCCAAGTCGGCAGGCGCCGAACGTCTCCTCGTGGTGACCTCGCCCGGCAAGGACGGCGTCGTCGCCCACTTCGTCGAAGACCTGGTCCTGGAGCACACGCTCGCGTCGCGTGGCAAGGAGGCGATGCTCGCCAAGGTGCGGAACGCACCGTCGTTGCTCGAAGTGGCGTCGGTGATCCAGGAGCAGCCGCTCGGCCTGGGGCATGCGGTCGGCTGTGTTGAATCGCAGCTCGCCGACGATGAGGATGCTGTCGCGGTGCTCCTGCCCGACGATCTCGTCCTGCCCGGCGGTGTGCTCGGCGCGATGGCGCAGACTCGCGCCCGCTACGGCGGCAGCGTGTTGTGTGCGATCGAGGTGCCCGACGAGAAGATCAGCGCCTACGGCGTCTTCGACGTCGAAGACGCCGACCCGGCGTCACCCGACGTGAAGCGGGTGCGCGGAATGGTCGAGAAGCCGCCCGCGGACCAGGCGCCGTCGAACCTCGCAGCTGCCGGCCGTTACATTCTGGACCGCAAGATCTTCGACGCACTCCGTGAGATCACACCGGGAGCGGGCGGCGAACTCCAGCTCACCGACGCCATCGCCCTGCTCATCGAGAAGGGTGAGCCGGTGCACGTTGTGGTGCACCGCGGCACCCGGCACGACCTCGGAAATCCCGGCGGGTACCTGAAGGCCGCCGTCGACTTCGCGCTCGACCGCGACGATTACGGTCCGGAGCTGCGCGCCTGGTTGCAGGACCGGCTCGCCCAGGGCTGAAGTCCGCGCGCCTGCGCCGGTCCCACGGGTGTGGGCATTACCCTGGCGGGGCGAAGACACGACAGGAGAGACGATGCGATCGGTCGAGGACCATTTGAGCCTCGTGACTGCGTCAGTGGTGGCACCGCGGCCGATCCAGGTCGCGATCTCCGAGGCGCAGGGGCTGCTGTGCGCGGAGGAAGTCGTCACCACTGATCCGCTGCCCGGGTTCGACCAGGCCGCCATCGACGGGTACGCGGTGCGTGCTGTCGACGTGGTGTTGGCCGGTGCCGAAGAACCCGACGACATCGCGGATCTCGACGACGAACCCGTCGACGTCAGCGTTCTGGAGGGATCGGGCCGACTCGTGGTCCGCCTGCCCGTGGTCGGTGACGTCGAGCCGGGGTCGCGCACCCCGACCCGGCTGCAGCCCGGTCAAGCGGTTCGGGTGGAGACCGGTGCTCCGATGCCGACGCTCGCCGATGCCGTGGTGCCGCACCGCTGGACCGACGGCGACGACGATCGGGTGATGATCGGTCATGCTGTCGAGAGCGGCGACTACGTGCGGCGGGTCGGCGACGACGTACAGCCGGGTGATGTCGCGGTCCGGACCGGCACGGTCATCGGTGCCGCTCAAGTGGGTCTGCTCGCAGCCGTCGGACGGGCACGTGTGCTCGTCCATCCGCGTCCGCGCGTCGCCGTCATCGCCGTCGGCAGTGAACTCGTCGACATCGACCGTGATCCGGGTCCCGGCCAGGTGTTCGACGTCAACAGCTATGCCCTCGCCGCCGCGGCTCGCGACGCCGGTGCAGAGGTCCATCGTGTCGGCATCGCCGATCGCGACCCGGACCGACTGCGTGAAGTGGTGGAGGCACAGACCATTCGCGCCGAGATCGTCGTGATCTGCGGCGCCGTCGGCGGTGCCGCGTCGCGCATGGTGACCGAGACGCTCGAGGGGCTCGGCGACCTCGAAGTGGGGCGCGTGGGCATGCATCCCGGTTCGGTCCAGGGATTCGGGCGGTTGGGCCGCGACGAGATCCCGACCTTCCTCCTGCCGTCGAACCCGGTGAGTGCACTCGTCACGTTCGAGGTCATGGTCCGACCGCTGATCCGCATCGCGCTCGGCAAGAGGCAACCGATGCGTCGGACGGTCACGGCACGCTCGATCGGTCCGATCGCATCCGTCGAGGGCCGACGCGGCTTTCTGCGAGGCCAGTTGATGCGTGACGAACGTTCCGGCGAGTACCTGGTCCAGGTGATCGGGGAGTCCGAGTCGGGCACGTCGCATCTGCTCGCCGAGCTGGCTGAGGCGAACTGCCTGATCGTGATTCCGGAGGACGTCGAAGAGGTGAACACCGGCGACCGCGTCGAGGTGTCGTTCCTGGCCGAGCGCGGCTGACCGCGAACCCGACGAATAGGCTCATCGACGTGTTCTCCTGGCTGGTCGACTCCGCAAAGCACCCCGGCTGGCCGACGACCGTCGGGCCGGTGCGCCTGCAGGCGGGGCTGCTGACCCTGCGGCCGGTGAAGATGCGCGACGGCAACACGTGGAGTCGCCTGCGCATCAGTAACCAGAACGAGCTCCTCCCGTGGGAGCCGACCGGCGTCGGACAGTGGGAGCGTCGACATCAGGCCTCGGCGTGGGCGCCCCTTCACTCGGTACTCAAGAGTGAAGCGCGACGCGGAGTGATGCTGCCGTACGTCATCGAGTTGGACGGTCGTTACGTCGGCCAGCTGACAGTCGGCAATATCCAGCGTGGTGCCGTTCTGAGCGCGTGGATCGGGTACTGGGTGGACCGTGAACACACCGGTCGCGGCATCGCGCAGGGTGCAGTCGCGCTGGGCGTGGACCACTGTTTCGGGCCGGTGGGACTGCACCGCCTCGACGCGACTGTTCAACCGGACAATGTCGCATCTCAAGCAGTGTTGAAAGCGATCGGCTTCCGTGAGGAGGGTCTGCTGAAGCGGTACATGGACGTCAATTCGCGATGGCGTGATCATCTCCTGTTCGCGATGACGTCCGATGAGGTGGTCGGCAGTGCCGTCGACACTCTCGTCCGATCGGGGCGCGCGCTGGGTCGAGTCTGACCTCGCCGCACCCTTTGTTGCTGGTGTGACTACTGTGAATTCTGTGATTTCGCTGGTGTTGCGGCGCGCCGCCGGGACTGAAAGGTCGTGCGTCCCTAGGGTGTCCAGTGGAGACTCGTCAATCGACTCGAAGAAGGAGGCCGCCCGACATGCCTAACTCAGTGCTGTGGGTGTTCCTGATCGTGGTCTGGTTGTTCGTGCTGGTGCCGATGGTGCTGCGTGGACGGCCGGAGGCTCGCAAATCGACTGCTGCGGCAGCGCAGACCCGCGTGGTGCACCGCGGCGGCAGTCGTGGTGCGGCCGCGCGTCGTCGCGCCGCGCAGGCGCGGTCGACTCGAGTCGAGAGCGCTGCGAAGCGCCTCGCCGAACGGAAGGCGGCCGCCGAGTCGACTGACGACGCGGCGGACGCAGCCCCCGACGACTTGGTGACCGACGCGGACTCCGAAGTCTTGGACGCCGAGATCGTCGACGACAAGTCTGTCGAGGACACGACCGACGAGGCGGCCGAGAGCGATCTCGACGTACTCGACGCGGAGATCGACGACGCAGGCCTCGAAGAAGCCGAGGGCGACGACGTGGACGAGGTTGCCGACGCGGAACCCGTGACCCTGCGAGCCGAGGCCGAGAGCCCGCTCGAGGTGACCGATGTGTTCGAGCCGGTGGACGTCGACGTGGTCGACATCGATCAGGCACAGGCCGCACGTGCCGACGTTGTTACACCGCATGACGAGGAAGACGATCTCGACGACTCCGACGCAGCGTTCGACATCCTCGACGATGAGGACGACCTCGACGAATCGGCCGAGATCGAGGATGGGGACACCGTCGTTCCGACGCCGCGCGAGATGCGGGGGACCGGCGGATACGGACCGGGTCGAGCGCAGGACTACGACGACGCCTCGTACCGTGAGCGGCGGCGGGTGCTGGCGACTCTGACACTGTTGACGCTCGCCGCCATCGTGTCGGCGTTCTTCGTGCAGCCGCTCGGTTACATCGCGGCAGGTGTCATGGTCGCGGCCTTCGCCCTGTACCTCGTGTTCCTGCGCCGTGCAGTCCGGGCCGACCAGATCCGTCACGCACAACGCATGTCTCGGCAGCGTCGTCGGCAGGCCGAGGACGAGCGTGTGGAGCGTGTCCATGCCGAGCCCGGCTATGTCGCGCCGCCGGCCCGCTTGCGTCGCCCCGGTGGTGCGATCGTCCTGGAGATCGACGACGGCGACCCGGCGTTCGAGCATCTCCCGACGTACGACTTCGCGTACCGCGAGGAGTACGGCGCCGACTACGGCGACGTCGCTCACCGCACTGCCGTCTGACCCGCCTCGAGGGGCGCGCCCAGCGCGAGACAAAGCGCGCACACGAGCGCGGTGCTCTACGCTGAATGCATGGCTGATGACACGCAGTGGTACTACCAGATCTCGACGGGCGCGGTCACCCAGGGCAAGGTCGGGGATGTCTTCGACCGCATGGGGCCATACCCGGACGAAGCGTCGGCGCGTCGCGCTCTGGAGATCGCGGCGGCGCGGAACGCGGCTGCTGACGCACAGGACTCGGACGACGACTGATGGCGTTGACTGACGCTCGACTGGTCGGTGTCCTAGACCGGACGGTTGCGTCGATCGATCAGATCCTCGATGTTCTGGCGACTGCCGACGTGTTCGACCTGAAGCGGCGGTCCTGCCTGCTCTCGGCGGTCGATTGGCCCGGGACGCAGGGATGGAACGAGCTCTCGATCAATGAGCGCGCGGACTGGTGGGTCACTCGCGTCGGCGCGGTCACCACGACCGCGGTCGCGTTTCCCGGCATGTTCGGAGTCTGGGCGCGCTGGCTGCCGATCGGCGCGTATCTCGGCGTCGCAGGCCAAGCTCTGGTGCTGAGGGCGGTGGCGCGCGAGTACGGCGTCGACTCTCGTGAAGCGGGCGTGGTGATGCTCGGTGAGATCCTCTTCAAACGTGATCTCTCACCGGTGGTCGCAGGGCTCGACGACGGAGGCGATCCGATCGTCGCACCTGACGCCGACAGTGTGGTCGAGGTGACGGTCGGGGTCGGCCGGACCCTCTACGATCTGTCATCGGCGTTGGGGGAGCGACCGGGGCCCCCGTCCCTGGCCCGGTGGGCGTCGATGGTGCCCCTGATCGGTGGTCCGATCACCTATGTGGGTGAGCGGATCGCTCTCCGGCATGCTGTTGATGCGGGTCGGAAGTGGATCGTCGAGCATCCGACGACGGTGAAGGCATCTGCGGTCGATCACTGACCGTCGGGAGCGAGGCTGTTGAAGCGGCGCTCGACGACCCGGTACTGTCCCGATTCGTTCCGCTGGTAGGCGATACGCCCGATGCTGGTGGTGTGGCTGGAGACGGTGGTCCAGGTGGAGTCTGTGGTCATATCGACCACGATGGTGCAATGAGTCAGATCAGTTCAACCATTACATGGTCAGTCGGGCTTTGGATCGATGGCGGCTGACGGCGTCAGTGTTGCCGCATCGTGCGCTGCAGTAGGCGCGTCGACCGTTTCGACTGACGTCCACGAAGACTCGAGCGCAGCCCGAACGTGTGCAGGCGCCGAGTCGTCGGCCACCGGCTTCGACAGTGAAGACTGCGAGTCCACCGGAGGTCACGGCCATCACGCGGCTCACCACGTCTCCGTCGTCGGGCGCGAAGTGCAGGTGAGGGCGGAAATGGCCGTGGCTGGTCAGGTACACCTGGCCGGCGCCGTCGACGAGCAGGGCGTTGATCGCGTCGCAGGTGGCGTCCTCGTCTGCTGCTTCGAACGCCGTCCGCAGGCGTATTGCCCATCGTCGTAGTTCGGCGAGCCCGCCGTCGTCGATGTCGGGCCGTCGGATCGTGTGCTGGGCGAAGGCCTGTGCGACCGTCTCGGCCGACCACCCGTCGCCAACAAGATTGACCAGGTCTGCCGACAGCAGCGGACCGGTCATGTTGTCATGGTCGAAGCTCACTGGACCATTTCACCATGTCGAAGGTTGATGATCAGCTTCGGCGCAGACTTCGGGTGAGCCATGCCGACAGCGGCGGTTCGAGGTGCCGGAGATCGGTGATGTCGGGATCGTCGAGGGCGTCGGATGCGAGCTGGCGGAGGGCGTAGACCATCGCGAGGAACACGCTGGTCGGAAGATCCGGGTCGAGCGACGGGTCGAGTTCGGCGAGGCGGCGGTGCTCGTCTCGTAGGACGGTGGCGATGAGCCCGAGTGCGTCGCGTCGCCGTCGACGGGATGCCGGTCCCGCTGCGTCGAACTCGAGCTGGAAGGTTCGCGCGACCACGAGGTCGAACTGCAGTGCTTCGAGGTACGACAGGATCACTGTCGGAACCTCGTGGCTGACGTCGGTTGCTCGGAGTCGTTCGGTCATCGTGCTGACCAGCACGGTGATGAAGCGCTGATAGGCGGCGTCCGCGCATTCGTCGAGATTGTCGAAGCACTCGTAGAAGGCGGTTCGCGACATGCTG
This genomic window from Gordonia sp. PDNC005 contains:
- a CDS encoding alanine/glycine:cation symporter family protein produces the protein MSELLATANEWIWSRGLIFLCLGAGVYFSIRSRFLQVRHFGHMIRLMFVGEKSESGVSSFQALAMSLAGRVGAGNIVGVATAIAFGGPGALFWMWAVAFLGASTSFVECTLGQIYKVKDPLTGEYRGGPAYYLSRALAHTKASTPFKVYGMVFAAVTIIACGVLMPNIQSNSIAEGAANAWGTEKWLVGAITMLLLAFVIIGGVKRIATFAGIVVPFMAVVYILIAIIVVIANASEIPEVLRLIFSSAFGADAAFGAILGSAIMWGVKRGIYSNEAGQGTGPHSAAAAEVSHPAKQGLVQAFAVYIDTLFVCSATGFLILSTGAYRVYSGESADGDIMRPSTVLDQAGVEAGDGPGASYVQAGMDTLWDGAGASFVAISLGFFCFTTIVAYYYMAETNLRYMLGRAATKPLRFIDDTVGGNVTRLLQLVICLSVLAGAMASAKDAWALGDIGVGTMAWLNIIGILILQAPAYKALRDYEQQKKMGADPVFDPQKLGIIGATFWETYVPPALKKEKVDV
- a CDS encoding SAF domain-containing protein, which encodes MSDDHGAHTLNPTAVDRVRGLTAPTWVRSVAFRRCVAVLLMVGAGALTVIDNRIPTSPTALVAAHDLKPGEVLTASDVRLVPVPAELMPDDSPDIEAVTGRHVTGPVHSGEIIARHRLLDPRLPAEMTGDDQARLVPVRPADESSTAFMRPGDTVDLLTENGDVLARAAIVALTPQVDSSGRPGPVLVALPANAAHRVASAGLREQITFVLH
- a CDS encoding FmdB family zinc ribbon protein; translated protein: MPTYSYACTVCDNKFDIVQSFSDDSLTVCPECGGKLRKLFNSVGVVFKGSGFYRTDSRSGSGSVPASSSTSDSSSSSASSDSGAASA
- the glp gene encoding gephyrin-like molybdotransferase Glp; the encoded protein is MRSVEDHLSLVTASVVAPRPIQVAISEAQGLLCAEEVVTTDPLPGFDQAAIDGYAVRAVDVVLAGAEEPDDIADLDDEPVDVSVLEGSGRLVVRLPVVGDVEPGSRTPTRLQPGQAVRVETGAPMPTLADAVVPHRWTDGDDDRVMIGHAVESGDYVRRVGDDVQPGDVAVRTGTVIGAAQVGLLAAVGRARVLVHPRPRVAVIAVGSELVDIDRDPGPGQVFDVNSYALAAAARDAGAEVHRVGIADRDPDRLREVVEAQTIRAEIVVICGAVGGAASRMVTETLEGLGDLEVGRVGMHPGSVQGFGRLGRDEIPTFLLPSNPVSALVTFEVMVRPLIRIALGKRQPMRRTVTARSIGPIASVEGRRGFLRGQLMRDERSGEYLVQVIGESESGTSHLLAELAEANCLIVIPEDVEEVNTGDRVEVSFLAERG
- the nhaA gene encoding Na+/H+ antiporter NhaA, producing the protein MEQTPAKTGSVDRLRAWVGADTTGGALLMAAAVIALLWANSPWRDAYHDLLAVTVGPESIHLNLTLAQWASDGLLAIFFFVVGVELKQEFVAGSLRNPRSAGVPIAAAVGGMIAPALAYVAIVGSFEPEALRGWATPTATDIAFALAVLAVFGRGLPVALRVFLMTLAVVDDLLGIAVIATVYTDSIDFVMLAAGLACIAAFGVAARMVRVRVWLLIPLALAAWGFVHSSGVHATVAGVLLGFTVPAIARAGEQHPRTESIGERVTPYSTAIALPLFAFASAGVTVVGLGHIVQPVSVGIFAGLVVGKVIGVMATVAIVTRITPLRLPDAIGLRDLLPVGLLTGIGFTVALLIAELSFSPESGLSADHQPAAKVGILLGSLAAAVLGAVLLRWDASRARSDDENRDGVPDIDKRVI
- the mscL gene encoding large-conductance mechanosensitive channel protein MscL is translated as MLKGFKDFLMRGNVVELATAVIIGAAFTAIVTAFTEKIVNPLIASIPISTDYAGLGIRLRDGMPETFVDFGAVITALINFVIVAAVVYFLIVMPYNKLSELRKLGDAEVEEDEVSLLTEIRDLLDPGAKERKAAETAAAKAAAEAEETRLRDELRAREDAARFDAAEQPSSPFPEQPQQPNYGQPGVTQQFTAPPQAQQPYGQPQAPSGPPSGGFPTPNPAPGQYPPPGNLPPGQYAPGQYPPPPEGGQFPQGQFPNDGPRHSR
- a CDS encoding 5-formyltetrahydrofolate cyclo-ligase; its protein translation is MTATKKDRRADLLAARGRMSPFVIAQVNAELAEWMYALPVPVAPGDTVAAYVAVGDEPGGTAMLDALVDRGLRVLLPVVPAGAPTALHWGEFHGEESLVDGRWDLLEPADPLGVDAVAEARAILVPAIGADRAGGRLGRGAGYYDRTLEGTHAPIIAVVYDDELLESIPQEPNDVPVDWVLTPGGGFLRTPHTAK
- a CDS encoding UTP--glucose-1-phosphate uridylyltransferase translates to MPNPVSSTSGATGQPRIPHTAVVPAAGLGTRFLPATKTVPKELLPVVDTPGIELVAEEAKSAGAERLLVVTSPGKDGVVAHFVEDLVLEHTLASRGKEAMLAKVRNAPSLLEVASVIQEQPLGLGHAVGCVESQLADDEDAVAVLLPDDLVLPGGVLGAMAQTRARYGGSVLCAIEVPDEKISAYGVFDVEDADPASPDVKRVRGMVEKPPADQAPSNLAAAGRYILDRKIFDALREITPGAGGELQLTDAIALLIEKGEPVHVVVHRGTRHDLGNPGGYLKAAVDFALDRDDYGPELRAWLQDRLAQG